In Sphingobacterium sp. R2, the genomic stretch AGAGCTGCCGCCAGACTCACCGTTTGACGCAATAATATGCTTACGATATTTTAAATGGAGTAACGTCCAGAGATTAGTCGTTCCTTTTAGGATAATATGACCTCCACGACCGCCGTCACCACCATCAGGCCCGCCTGTAGCCGTGTGTTTATCACGGTGCAAATGAGCCGAACCTGCCCCACCATGTCCAGAACGACAACACACTTTCACATAATCAACAAAATTCGAACCTTGCGCCATTATAATTTATTACAGTCTAAAAAGTATTTACCTTAATTAATAATTATCGATGATATCCGTTAAGCTCTTAAAGATAGTGTCGATATCACCGATACCGTTCACTTTAGAAAGCTTACCCTGAGCCTCATAATAAGGCAATACATGAATTGTCTTTGTGAAATATTCATCAATACGCTTCACCAATTTATCAGCATCATCATCCGCACGTCCAGAAATCTCTCTGCGTTTGGCAATACGATCTTTCAATTCATCCTCATTTACATCCAGTGCGATTACGACTGCAATGGAGGTGTTGATACCTTCTAAAAAAGCGTCCAAAGCCTCAGCCTGCGCAACAGTGCGGGGAAATCCATCAAAAATAAATCCTTTTGCATCCGGATTTTTCTTTACTTCCTCCTCCAGCATTGCTATTGTAATCGAATCTGGCACTAAATTCCCTTCAGCAATAATCTGGCTCACTTGCTGACCAAGTGGGGTTTGACCTTTAATATGTGCTCTAAAAATATCACCAGTAGAAACGTGCACCAATTGATATTTTTCAATAAGCTTTGCAGATTGGGTTCCCTTACCTGCACCCGGAGGGCCAAATATTACAAGGTTTAGCATAGTTTTATTTAAGAAATTAAAACGAGTTAAAAAATAAAAGCCTAATCACAGATGATGACTAGGCTTTTCAGTCGTGCGCTCCAAGGGAGTCGAACCCCTAACCTTCTGATCCGTAGTCAGATGCTCTATCCAATTGAGCTAGGAGCGCAATAAACCAATACGTTTAGAACTCTGTCCCATTTGTTTTGGTGATGCAAATATAGTCAGAATTCGTTTTTTTACAAATTTTTTTTCAAAAAGAAGTCTATCACCCCCCTTCGACTGCTTGTAAGCAGCTTCTAAAATAAAAGCCAATCAAATTGATTGGCTTCATTATGTGCACTCCAAGGGAGTCGAACCCCTAACCTTCTGATCCGTAGTCAGACGCTCTATCCAATTGAGCTAGGAATGCCTTTTTTATCATACAGAATCTGTATCGTGCGCTCCAAGGGAGTCGAACCCCTAACCTTCTGATCCGTAGTCAGATGCTCTATCCAATTGAGCTAGGAGCGCTAGGCAACCAAAATAAAACAGTATTCATTTCCGTTTTGGTGATGCAAATATCGTGATATTTATCAATTTAACAAACATTTTTTCTCTTTTTTCAACTTTATACAACAACATTTCTTTTATCTCGTTGATAATATTATATTTAAAATATAAACTTTTTTTTTCAGACACGGACAAATGCTATTATTCATGAACAAAAGAGAATTAAAGCGCAGTAAAATACGCATTGGAGATATTAGTATTTCCTATTACATCAGACCGAGCATCTTAGCCCCTTCCCCCAAAACCATTATATTTATCCATGGTTTCCCATTTAATAAAAACACCTGGAAACAACAGCTTCAGAATTTGGATGAAGACTATACGGGTATAGCAATTGATGTTCGAGGACATGGCCTTAGTACCAACGGGCATGGTTTTTTCTCCATTGATGTCTTTGCCAAAGATCTGGTAGAATTTATTCGCAAACTCGACCTCAACCACGTCATCCTGTGCGGAATTTCCATGGGCGGCTACATCGCACTGCGAACCTACGAATTGATCGGGCAACAGCTCAAAGGCCTTATCCTTTGCGACACTAACTCCGTTGCTGATGACAACAAAGCCAAGCAAAAGAGATTCGATGCGATCCAGGCTTTACTCAAATATGGCAGACGGCCTTTTGCCATTGGTTTTATAGGCAATGTATTTCACGAGAAAACAATTCGGGAAAATCCCGAAGCTGTTGAACTGATCAAAAGCTGCATACGGAGAAATGAAGTTGCCAGCATCTGCGCGACACAACTCGCTCTCGCATCCCGGACAGACACAAGCCATTCACTGAAAACAATTATTATCCCGACATTGGTTATAAAAGGTAAACACGACAAGTTGATGAGCGACGAACAGACCAATATACTCATCGAAAATATACCCGATGTCCGCTATATGGAATTTGAAGAATCTGGTCACTTGCCCAATCTCGAGGAACCCGAAAAATTCAATACGGTATTAAATGATTTTCTGCGAAGCATTCCGCTAGTCTCATCCTAGGCCGGCATACAGGGAATACTCGTCAAACAATGAAAAAGCCACATCAGTGGCTTTTATTTCTTTTTTTTTAGAATTTCGTGCTAAAATGCTAGAACGAAAACTCGTCTTTGGAACGCGCTCCCGCTTCTTCAGCGTATGCATCGTCAAAGTTAGGCTCATAACGCTTCTCGATTACCTCCTGGTTAGATTTGATGTAGTTCACCACATCCGTCAAACCTTCTGCGAACTTTTCAAAATCCTCTTTGTACAAGAAAATCTTATGCTTAATAAACTGGCCATCCTCAAAGCGCTTCTTGCTTTCTGTGATAGTAATGTAGTAATCGTTCGATCGAGTTGCTTTTACATCAAAAAAATAAGTACGCTTACCTGCTCTCACCTTTTTTGAAAAAACTTCTTCACGTTCTTTGTTTTCAAAATCTCCCATTGGTTGTTATTTAAGTTTAAAGTAATCTTAATCTTTGTTAAATATATAATAATTCATTTTAATCCACCAAATAATATTAAAAAAAAACACAACAACGCGTAAAAGTGGCAGTCAACTCCTTTTTATAATAGGATGAAAAATCAAACATCCAGATTTTTTACCGACGAAATCATTACATTTACCGAAAATATAAGTTGTATTACCTAAAGCAAATATGTAGAATATATTTGTGACGCTATCTTTGAGTCATAAATAGTAAAAACATTATGGAAAAAGAACCCATCATACCAAACAGCAATAATAGCCGCAATATTGTAGGAGCGATCGTAATTATCGTAGGTATATTCTTATTACTGAATAACCTAAATCTAGGAGGTTGGTTCCCAGATTGGTTATTTGGTTGGCAAACGATATTAATTATTATTGGATTAGTCATCGGCATAAATTCCCAATTTCAGAAAAAATCGGCGATTATTCTATTGATCATCGGTGGAGCAAGCCTCATCTCGAGAATGATGCGTACAGACTTTGGATCGGTAACCGTTCCTATCATTATCATTTCTCTAGGGATTTACTTTATTATGAGCAAAAGAAAACCTCCGATGGTTCCTCCCACGTATCCCAATCCGCCACAAGGATCTTATGACTGGGACAAGCGAGTAACCGTGCCTACCGAAGGGATGACAGACGACAACCTCAATGACCAGGAATCAAGACCATTTAATGAACAATATGATCCAAACCGACAAGCCTCGCCTAATCAGCAGGCTTTTGGCGACAATGGAAAAGATCATTTCCAACAGTCATTTGAGGATAACCTCAATCTGAACACGATCTTTTCAGGGCAAAGGCAAAAGAAAGTTATTTATTCTAAAAATTTTAGAGGAGGTAATTTGACCAATGTATTTGGAAGTATAGAACTGGATTTAACAAAAGCTGACATCCAACAGCCGATTGTGATCGATACGTTTCAATTGTTTGGTAGCGCACGCATTATAATCCCCCCGCATTGGACGGTGTTCAGTAACGTTGCTTCCATCTTAGGATCTGTCGATGACCGCCGCTTCCAAACGATCTATAACCCCGACACGAATAAAAAAATCTATATTACAGGTACTTGTATTCTAGGTAATTTAACCATAAAAAATGCTTAATGAATGAAAAACAAGCTGTTTCTCAGTATTAAAAGTCGTTTAATTGGCATTATATGTATATCCGTATTTGTCGGATATCTCGCGTTACAATACTTATTGATGCTTCGTTCTGGCTTTGACCAACAACTCGCATTCAAAGATTCTTTTATCAATAGTGTAGTCATGATGTTCTGTTGTTATGGCATGTCATCTGCACTAAACTTCTATACCCCACAACCAAGGGAAATATGGAAAGTACTTATTATCGGCTTAATCATGGGCGGAATAAGCATCGGATTAAGCCGATCCTTAATGAGTTATTTTATTCAATCTAACTTCACCCCTCTCCTTGATTTAACTTTACCGTATCGCGGCATTGTTAATTTTCTCATATTAACATCGGTTGCCATTATCAATATCGTTTGGAATATTCAAGAAGACAATATCAATAATATCAAACGAAAACAAGAGTCCGAAAATCTGCTTCGGGAAGCCGAATTATACAATCTCAGGCAACAATTGCAACCACACTTTCTATTTAATAGCCTCAATTCCATTATAGCTCTTATTGGTGCAAATCCCGACGAAGCCCGCAATATGACATTCCAGCTCTCGGATTTTCTGAGAGGGACGCTAAGGAAGGAAAATAACCAAATCATCACACTCGAAGAAGAACTAGACCATCTACAGCTTTATCTCGATATCGAGAAAGTACGTTTTGGACATAGACTAAATACATCCATATCCTCGTCAGAAGAAATTTTTAACAACAGACTACCCGCAATGATCATCCAACCCCTTGTAGAGAATGCGATTAAGCACGGTCTCTACAACGTGAGGGATCAGGTCGAAATAAAAATAAAATGCCAGTCAAACGAAGGTCAATTATGGATCCAAATCACCAATCCTTTCGACACTGAAGAACAATCTAAACCAAAAAAAGGCACTGGATTTGGACTCTCAAGCATTCAACGTCGATTGTATCTTCTCTATGGAAGAAATGACCTGCTGGAAACGCAAATACTAGACAATATATTTATCAGTACCCTAAAAATACCTCAATATGATTAAAGTCGTTATTATCGATGATGAACCATTGGCACGCTCGATTATTGCCGGTTACTTAAAAAACGAGACCGATGTAACTGTCGTTGCCGAATGTGGAGATGGTTTTGAAGGCGTTAAGGCTATTCATACTCATGAACCTGACTTAATTTTTCTGGATGTTCAGATGCCCAAATTAACGGGTTTTGAAATGCTTGAACTCATTGACAGTCCGCCAGCTGTTATTTTTACAACTGCTTTTGATGAATATGCTTTAAAGGCTTTTGAAAAAAATGCATTAGATTACCTATTAAAACCGGTATCACCTACGCGTTTTAAAAAAGCAATAGAAAAATTTAGGACAAACTTCTCGGCTCCAGAAAAAAAAGCACAGCCCAACTATGAGGTGCTTACAGCCCAAGACGAAACAAAAATTGACCGTATTGTTGTCAAAACAGGTACACAGATCAAGATTATTCCTATTGATACAGTCAAATATCTAGAATCTTACGATGACTATGTTAAAATTCATACCAAAGACGGTATGTACCTAAAAAATAAAACGATGGCATTTTTCGAAAAAGCGTTGGATTCAAATCAATTTGTCCGTATCCACCGTTCTTTTATCATTAAAGTCGACCAATTGGCCAAACTAGAACCTTATGAAAAGGATTCTTACATTGCAGCATTAGTGTCAGGGGAAAAGCTTAACATCAGTAAATCAGGCTATGCGCGATTAAAACAATTGATTGGAATTTAAACATTCCGTAGATTTGTGCCCATCAATAGTTATGAAACATTTTATTACACTAATATTGCTGGGCATCTCATCGTACTCTTTTGCCCAACCAGGTTCCGAAGAACAAATCAACAGAGGAGTATATAATAAGCTGGAGTTTTTTATCAATTCCCAGATGACCGACTCAGCCTACAATTTGGCCAGCGATTCATTTAAAAAACAATTTAGCCTTGCCCGATTCACGCAGGTACTCGAAAATTTATACCCATTAGGAAGAGTAAAAAGCTCAACACGAAAAGAATTTGAAAAAGGAATCGCAACTTATCAGATGGACTTCGACAGCAAATCTTACGATGTCATCTTCGCAACGGATCCTACCCTAAAATTTCATACGTTAAAGTTTACTCCTTCAACGACAACACCACAAGTCGAAAAAACGATTATGGTGCCAGCTACACAAAAATCGGTAGATAACGACGACCTATTTATTGATTCTGTTGCGCACGCTTACCTCAAACAACAAAATACACAATCCCTTTCCATTGGTATTATTAAGAATGGACAAACCAAAACTTATTTTTATGGCGAGGCGGCCAAAGGAAACCAGAGTCCACCTACAAAAACTTCCATTTATGAAATTGGTTCGTTAAGTAAAGTTTTTACCGCTATCCTTTTGTCAAATCTTGTCGAAGAAGGAACAGTTACCTTAGATCAGCCTATAAGCCTATTCCTTCCCGACTCACTCAAAAAAAATGAAGAGCTTTCGAAAATAACGTTTCAAATGTTGGCTAATCATACCTCCGGCCTACCTAGGCTTCCGGATAATTTCGGCAAAGTAGACGGTTATAACGAGAAAGATCCTTACAAAA encodes the following:
- a CDS encoding adenylate kinase, with translation MLNLVIFGPPGAGKGTQSAKLIEKYQLVHVSTGDIFRAHIKGQTPLGQQVSQIIAEGNLVPDSITIAMLEEEVKKNPDAKGFIFDGFPRTVAQAEALDAFLEGINTSIAVVIALDVNEDELKDRIAKRREISGRADDDADKLVKRIDEYFTKTIHVLPYYEAQGKLSKVNGIGDIDTIFKSLTDIIDNY
- a CDS encoding alpha/beta hydrolase, whose product is MNKRELKRSKIRIGDISISYYIRPSILAPSPKTIIFIHGFPFNKNTWKQQLQNLDEDYTGIAIDVRGHGLSTNGHGFFSIDVFAKDLVEFIRKLDLNHVILCGISMGGYIALRTYELIGQQLKGLILCDTNSVADDNKAKQKRFDAIQALLKYGRRPFAIGFIGNVFHEKTIRENPEAVELIKSCIRRNEVASICATQLALASRTDTSHSLKTIIIPTLVIKGKHDKLMSDEQTNILIENIPDVRYMEFEESGHLPNLEEPEKFNTVLNDFLRSIPLVSS
- a CDS encoding DUF3276 family protein, with amino-acid sequence MGDFENKEREEVFSKKVRAGKRTYFFDVKATRSNDYYITITESKKRFEDGQFIKHKIFLYKEDFEKFAEGLTDVVNYIKSNQEVIEKRYEPNFDDAYAEEAGARSKDEFSF
- a CDS encoding LiaF domain-containing protein, producing MEKEPIIPNSNNSRNIVGAIVIIVGIFLLLNNLNLGGWFPDWLFGWQTILIIIGLVIGINSQFQKKSAIILLIIGGASLISRMMRTDFGSVTVPIIIISLGIYFIMSKRKPPMVPPTYPNPPQGSYDWDKRVTVPTEGMTDDNLNDQESRPFNEQYDPNRQASPNQQAFGDNGKDHFQQSFEDNLNLNTIFSGQRQKKVIYSKNFRGGNLTNVFGSIELDLTKADIQQPIVIDTFQLFGSARIIIPPHWTVFSNVASILGSVDDRRFQTIYNPDTNKKIYITGTCILGNLTIKNA
- a CDS encoding sensor histidine kinase, yielding MKNKLFLSIKSRLIGIICISVFVGYLALQYLLMLRSGFDQQLAFKDSFINSVVMMFCCYGMSSALNFYTPQPREIWKVLIIGLIMGGISIGLSRSLMSYFIQSNFTPLLDLTLPYRGIVNFLILTSVAIINIVWNIQEDNINNIKRKQESENLLREAELYNLRQQLQPHFLFNSLNSIIALIGANPDEARNMTFQLSDFLRGTLRKENNQIITLEEELDHLQLYLDIEKVRFGHRLNTSISSSEEIFNNRLPAMIIQPLVENAIKHGLYNVRDQVEIKIKCQSNEGQLWIQITNPFDTEEQSKPKKGTGFGLSSIQRRLYLLYGRNDLLETQILDNIFISTLKIPQYD
- a CDS encoding LytR/AlgR family response regulator transcription factor; protein product: MIKVVIIDDEPLARSIIAGYLKNETDVTVVAECGDGFEGVKAIHTHEPDLIFLDVQMPKLTGFEMLELIDSPPAVIFTTAFDEYALKAFEKNALDYLLKPVSPTRFKKAIEKFRTNFSAPEKKAQPNYEVLTAQDETKIDRIVVKTGTQIKIIPIDTVKYLESYDDYVKIHTKDGMYLKNKTMAFFEKALDSNQFVRIHRSFIIKVDQLAKLEPYEKDSYIAALVSGEKLNISKSGYARLKQLIGI
- a CDS encoding serine hydrolase domain-containing protein, which translates into the protein MKHFITLILLGISSYSFAQPGSEEQINRGVYNKLEFFINSQMTDSAYNLASDSFKKQFSLARFTQVLENLYPLGRVKSSTRKEFEKGIATYQMDFDSKSYDVIFATDPTLKFHTLKFTPSTTTPQVEKTIMVPATQKSVDNDDLFIDSVAHAYLKQQNTQSLSIGIIKNGQTKTYFYGEAAKGNQSPPTKTSIYEIGSLSKVFTAILLSNLVEEGTVTLDQPISLFLPDSLKKNEELSKITFQMLANHTSGLPRLPDNFGKVDGYNEKDPYKTYDKKALYNYLSGFKNTKNPGEEYEYSNLGYAVLGDIICGLYKKSYDQLVKDIICKPLEMNNTFQVLESKRKDTFKVYNKEGQEALPWSFNVFAPAGGLKSTLEDLLKFANAQFKMPQNPLENAMANTRLFTFFLPPDTDLGLAWHMSLIDNLTVFWHNGGTGGSSSYLALSPDKKSGVVMLSNSAFSTDDQGKAILNYLLHQN